One window from the genome of Actinoplanes teichomyceticus ATCC 31121 encodes:
- a CDS encoding type IV toxin-antitoxin system AbiEi family antitoxin domain-containing protein, with amino-acid sequence MAQLDEISRRQRGVVTRQQALRAGITPDVLRRRVTSGRWQRLLPGTYATFAGRPPPDVLRWAAVLHAGAGAMLCLRSAAEEAGLAEPRPGAVHVLIPEERRVRQVPGLVVHRSRHASARRHPHRRPPQTRMEETVLDLVVTAPDAAEAMHWITTACARRLTTPDRIAQALARRSRLARRYAVSALLAVAATGHTTPLPHWPAA; translated from the coding sequence ATGGCACAACTCGACGAGATCAGCCGGCGCCAACGCGGGGTGGTGACCCGCCAGCAGGCGCTCCGGGCCGGCATCACTCCCGACGTCCTGCGCCGCCGGGTGACCAGCGGGCGATGGCAGCGGCTCCTGCCCGGGACCTATGCGACCTTCGCCGGCCGCCCGCCACCGGACGTGCTCCGCTGGGCCGCCGTGCTGCACGCGGGCGCCGGGGCGATGCTGTGCCTGCGGTCGGCGGCGGAGGAGGCCGGACTGGCCGAGCCCCGCCCCGGCGCTGTGCACGTGCTCATCCCGGAGGAACGACGGGTCCGCCAGGTGCCCGGCCTCGTGGTGCACCGGTCCCGGCACGCCTCGGCGCGCCGGCATCCGCACCGGCGCCCACCGCAGACCCGGATGGAGGAGACCGTGCTGGATCTGGTCGTGACGGCGCCGGACGCGGCCGAGGCGATGCACTGGATCACGACAGCCTGCGCCCGCCGGCTCACCACTCCGGACCGGATCGCGCAGGCCCTGGCCCGGCGTTCCCGCCTGGCTCGTCGCTACGCCGTCAGCGCCCTGCTCGCCGTCGCCGCCACCGGCCACACCACGCCCCTGCCGCACTGGCCGGCGGCATGA